atcgaaatttgtggcgaagccgccaaacaggaagtgagctcatatctcagcaatcgttgcatgtatcaaaaccaaacttggtacatggactcatgaccccatcaggtgaatgccgaagaaattttgtgacctttgacctctagggtcactgcaattagcaaaaatgcattttgccttttcacgtgctagacgtgaaacttgctttgacagcttatggccatacgtgtgattgcagcattgagctaatagcatttcgttgccatggttactccggcctatctgcttggccccctcattgctgcttgcagctatatttatttttattattatatccaTATCCAAAATGGTATTGGGTACATGATGTATATTCATTTAAAggaaaatgtacatatttgatacACGGTGTAATCAGCTGGTGTTCATTGTTGTCTGTCCGGTGTGTCTCTGTACAAGAGGAAGTAATGCTGAACCACACAAGTGCATATTCCACCAAAATATATTTCCTCGGCTGCAAAATGTCAGCATGATGCAGGCTATCCATTTTGTTTCAGTATCTAGCTTGAAAGTTGCAAATGTGTTCCATTTGATGAATTTAAATGATTACATTTCATATGTATCACATGTTATACATTATTATGCCTGTTTGGATGTTTTTTATTATAGGCCTAAATACTGTAAATTCTCtagaatatactgtatgtgagaggGGCTATATTGATCTCGACAAAATTACATTGGCTTgtcatggaatcaaaaaaagcaTTCTTTTTCCAAGCTCAAAATCACATACCCCGATTAACAATATTACCGTCCAATTGAAGGGATGTGACTGGAGAATTTTTTAAACATGTCTGACAAGCTGCAATTATCTGTCAATTAATTTAATTGCTTTGAAAAACAGACTTTCCAAAGTTCCATTGGAAAAGCTCTCCAGACAAACACTGCCCAGAGCAGAAGCCACAGCTAGATTGCCATCTCACACTGTGATATTATCTGGCACTATTCAGCAGCTCTGCCCACGTAGTGTCTTGGCCcttttttgtgcaaaaaaaaaaattgctcaTGCTGTATGTTGCCACTGTTTTGCCCTCAAACTACAACCCTAAATTCTATTCAACGACAGGTTCACTAAGTTACAGTTAGGAACAAAATGATTcgtacccctggcaaatattgatttaatgttgatttttctCTTGACCATTATGTTCGTTCTGACCGAAAATGACACTGACACATGCCAACACGTTGTACGAAAATCTGctagaaacatgaaatcagAAAAAGAAGCCTTTTCATCTTTTCTATaaaaactgtatgtgtgtcaggtTGACAAAGCATAATCCAATGGATGGCTGCCAACATGCCATCTCAGATTTATTCTCATGTCCTTTTTAGGCCATTAGTTGCTGCCTGTACCTGTTCGTGAGAGTAGACTGCTCGTGTGACCCACGTGCTCCCTGTATATGAAGCGCCGTCTTGGCAACGCTTCATCTAGAATGTTCTATCACTCCGAGTTTCAGGAGCACTCGgtgttgtttttcattttggagAGAGGCATTATAAACGTATCGTGGGGAAACTATGCCTCTGATAGCTAATTTGATGTAAGGCCTGAGAGGGTAAGCCGCACAGCTGGTAGAGCTGCGGTGTGTTTGAACATGCCAATTTATGTGAGCGTGTGTAAATCTGTCTTCTGAATGAATTCTCTGTATGTAAATAACACGCCCTTTTCTGCCcctgcccctctccctctctctctctctccctctctctctctccctctctccctctctctctctctctccctctctccctctctctctctctccctctctctctctctctctctctccctctctctctctctccctctctccctctctctctccctctctccctctctctctctctctctgtctttctctctgtcttcccatGTCTGTATTCACCCTTTCATTTTACCCCTGCCCCTGcacctttctcttcttttttggcTCCCTTGCTTTCCCTCCCTTACTTTCTGCACaccatctctgtctctgcctttccctctctctccctctctctctgcctttctctctttgtctctgtctatccttctctctgcatcccttcctctcttcctctccccctatGGCGCCCTTTCCCTCGTTCCCCCGTCCCAGACTCCCCCAGTAAGAGTGTGAAGGCGGTAGCCGACTCAGAGGAGGACGAGGGCACCCAGTGGAGCTGCACGGCCTGCACCTTCCTCAACCACCCCGCCCTCCTCCGCTGTGAACAGTGCGAGTTCCCGCGCCACTTCTGAGCCACATCGGACGCCACACACCGACCGACGCCGGGGCCCCCGCACAgcatcaacaaacacacacacacacacacacactccgctacAGTGGGAGAATGGACGACTCTTCTTCCTTCATTCTTCTAGTCATATTGAGAAAACACGGACAGGGTTAccagttttgtttgttgttgttgttgttgttcgttggtgtcctgttttttttttttttttctccaaggTTTGTCGAATGCTTAATCATTGAAGGCTTGACTGGATAGAGTTGTGTCTCTTaaacaaaccaaacaaacaaaagaagcaaaacagtttaaaaaaacacaaacgcAAGCCAGCAGCGCCGGCGGTACCTCttcttggagtgtgtgtgtatgtacgtgtgtgccacacacacacacacacacacacacacacacacacacacacacacacacaccactgccccACCCAGCTCCGAGGGACATTCCTCTGTCAAAGGGAGACCCTCCTTCCTCCCTTCTTCAGTATTATCAGAGTACTGTGCCTCggtgtgaaaacacacacacacacacacacacacacacacacacacacacacacacacatacatacacatacacatacacacatacacatacacataaacactgcCCGTACGCACACACAGGGAAGGCTGTGTGGATGCCAGTGATTGGGGTTCTTCTCCTTAACGGCAGGGAGAGGAATCGGGATCTGGACTCGAGTGTGTGAGCATGATGGGGaatctacacacacaggctcctTCTGGGCCAGACTGATGGCCACATCTGGGTCGCTGTGTGCAGGGGCTGATGGGAAGATTAGGCGGAGTTTCTGCCACTGATTGGGGGTGAAAAAAGGAAGCAAACGATTCTCTGTTATTCTCCTTTTTCTTTGAGAGTACTCCTCACCAAAACTGGCGCCTCTGCAAATTGTAGcgaaaaaaacaaccaaaaaagagaaaaacctAAACTGCATGCTTTACATGTCCAGTCAATGGAGGAGAAAACTATTCCCCTGAACTTATAACTGTACATAGTTTTAGAATGTGCTTTTAAACAATGAAAAAGATGCCTCCTTCTCACACTATGAATCTCTTATATTTCTTGTAAGTATAGCTCTATAGACTTCCTATAGAATAAcgtttcctcttttctcccctccctctccctcatttcTTCTTGAACATGAATAAGCACGGTTTCCCCATTTTTGTAAGCTTTTGAACTTGATTTCTGTGAGGAGGGAAGCAGTGCCTATGGGAAGcggatttgattttttttttttccaggacgTGTTCATGAAGCTCTGGGCCGCTCGCCTCTCCTTACTGGCATACAAAGCTGCTGACGGTCCTACGTACGATCTGCGCATGCAGCGGAAGTCGGAAGATGgaattatttgttttcttttgttgttttttttcctcgtcTCTGAAGATGCAAGAGAACTTTGGACTGTTAACAAGGACAAAAACAAGCCCACAAAAAAGGATTGACTAACCATCTTATCTGACAACTGGAATGTAGGTTTAATATTTGGGGATTTTTACACCTCTGTGCCAAGAGAAGTGTGCATTTTTACCGATGCACCCATAAACATTTTATAGAAAAAGAAACTATATATTCTCCAGAGTAAAGTTTGAGGGCTTGGACTATTTTTTtgggagggtgggggttggggtgatGTTACCTGGGTGTATGTGCGCAGCTTGATCTAAAAAGATGAGTGTTCAGCAAAGTGTCACGGTGGTGGTTAGATTGGGTTTGCAAGTAAACTACGAAATCAATCGATTACAGTCAACCAAAGCTCCAGGATGCGGCTGTGCATCCGGCAGCCCCGTTGTTCAAGTGCCTAGCACCTGTGATCACCTACATGTGCCTAAAGCCAGAAGGACTTGACCTCGGCTAAGACTACACAAGCCTGAACAGACAGTGCCACAAGGGATTctttccccctccccccaaagtATGTTGGTCCTAACTATTGATTTGAGAATTCAGTGTTTACTGTtttattgatttttaccttaatatttgaagtttcttttttttttcctcagatttgtgaaaaaaaaaattctcacgTGTTGCAATTTGCTGCCTCACCCTGCTGGATTTGAGTGCTTTGTGTCTGAGTAATCTAAGCAGTCACCAGTCAAACgtgtcatttttttaaaaagctaaAGCAGAAACACCAAAAGGCGTTACATGGATGAAATTGGTGGAAGGGTAGAGAGTTAAACTGATACAATTTCTCTGAAGCACTTATGTGATACTTTGAcctgttttaaaaataaaaaaggaaatccAGTATCTGCTTCAGCCATAGCCCATTGAGACGAGTCTGTTCATACGTGTTTTATTAATTAAAAGCAAAAAAGAGAGACTAATTTGGATATCTAAAAGTTGTTTTTGATTTTAGCTGGGAAAACTGTCTTTGTAACAGATAAGTTatttgtaaaaataaaaaaaatctattctGAAATTCTGTAGTATTTCCCACCTAATTTATGATTTTGCTTTGATTTTTCTCTAACAGCAATGAATGCAATATGAACCACCTGAAGTAGAGTGCAGTCTTTTGAAGAGCtaaccactaggtggcagaGGAGATGAGGGTAGATATTGAGGTTTCAGGTTCTACCGGTAACTTATCGTTGATGAGTAAGTAAGTACATATGTAGCATTTCCCTTATGACTTGGAAAATTCTTTCTCGGCATGACTATGCAAAGGAGTTATCATCAAGGAAATAACATTTGGCATAATGAGGAACTGAGAACATGTTGTCCTTTTTCAAAAgttgaaaagaaaacaagtgaCGCAGAACAAAAAGTATTAGAGGTATATCTCAACACCTACATGTTTACTGTCAGTGAATTTCATATTCCACAACAATAATTTTATATTTGGGCTCATTCCCCACATCGGGGCTACAGAACTAAAAACAACAATGTTGTTGCTTTGACATGGCAGTTTGTTAATGCTTTTACATACATGACAGGGTTTGCTGCCCTTACTGCTACTTTTCCAGAAGCAAGACGGGATCTTCACCCAGCCTTCACTAGGTTGGATCAAGAGTTTCATTTTTCACAGAGAGTAGTGCATGGCACAttcacaatgaaaacacatTCTGTGTGGACGGTCTACATAAAGTTTAAAAAAAGCAGGCTTTTGGaaatgagagtgagtgagtgagttcaAAAGTCAGTTGTCGGTAAGAGCACTTTCAGGGCAGTTTAGAAATTGTAAACAGCACATAGATAAACCTGAGAAAGGAACATCCGTCTGAGAGTCCATATGTGAAGGAGGGAAAGAAGTTTAACGAAAATAATCTCAGTAGCTGGGTCTGAATTTATGGATCAGTCCCACTAGTGTGGTCGTGTCCTGGACGTCTGGGTTGTGGCTCATGACCTGGTCAACTGCGTTCTGTTGGAAATTGGTGCTCAGCTGTGCCCTGATCGCATCTCTCCTTTCACTGTTAGCACCTCCACTCACTGTTTGGGTGGGGTCAGACGAAGGCAGTGACCAAGTACCCCTGTTGGGCCTTTCGTGTTGTGGTTCCTCCCTGGACAGGTGCAAATAAGGGCCGTGGCTGTGGGCCCGCATGCTGCTATAGTGGCCGTGTGGAAGCGCTTGATACGAACACTGACCGTGGCCAAAAGGCGTGCCCAGGTGAGCGTGAGCACCGCCTGTCCCGTGAGACTGAGGCATCATGGGAGTATAGCGGCACTCGGGCGCGTGAGGCTGCGTCATCACAGAGCTGTAGCAGCACTCGGGCGCATGAACGCCCTGACTGCCGTTGTGAAAATGATCGTGGTGCTCGGGGGTCATCCACGGGCCGCCAGATGAGTAGAAGTCTCCGCTGCCGTTACTGGAGCCGGCCACTCCGCTGCTGAAGGCCAGAGACCGCCCGCACTGGGTGTcaaactgctgctgctgctgctgatgatgatgatgatgatgatgatgatgatggggcAACTCCTGGATGGTCATCCTCGTCATGGAGTTGTCCAGAGAGCAGAAGCCGTGGTCACTGTCAGAGCTGAGACCGCCGTAGGCGGTCAGGGAGCTGCGCATGTGCGCCGGGCTTCCTCTACCTCGGGGGCTGTTGGACCGCAGCACCGGCGAGTTCCGGTCCTCCTGACCCATGCAAGGCACCGCACTGGGAAAGTAGCCGGTGTGGGAGTAGGCGGCCAGCCCTGTGTCGCTGAGAGACGACGAGTAAGGGTGGAGGGTTGAGGTGGCGTTGATGGAGGCCCGGTGCAGTGCCTGCTCCTGCTCCATGGCCGACTTGCTCTTTGCTCTCAGCTCGTCTGCCACGGACAGCTGGGATTGGTCAGCGCGCTCTGGGTGGTAGTACTTGCACTTCACCCCATAAGTGCACTTCTTCCCTGGAGGAAGCAGACAGAATAAGAGAGGGGGTTAAGAGGGAGAGGGCgcggagagggaggagaagacatGGGACAATTGCTTATGCAACCTGAACTAGACGTGCACTCCACCccgctacaaacacacacagcagcaccagATGTACCCTAGTATCTCTTCAGAAACTGTCAACAGTGAGGAGGTGCGTTTGTTTgagcataccccccccccccccccttcactcaCTTCCTCTTCTAATGCACCATAAACACACTTAGCGAGGCAAACAAATTAGTCCTAAACTCGCAACCAGCACTGGCTCCCCCATTTTCTTCCTGTTTCCAGTCAggacccaccaccaccacccctaccTACATTGCACTTACACTAACACAGAAGGTACTTTATGCCTGACAATGGACAGATGTAAAATCAGCCGTGTGTTTGCTTTAAAGTTCAATTATCTACAGGCCTGATCAGACGTGGGGAGGGGTTGATTAGGAGTAAAGGGGGCCTTTTTTTGTAGCGGCAGCCCCTGTGCCAGGTCCCAACGTTCTGGCAACGTCGAGACCCAAACAGATGccctgccaaaaaaaaaatcacaagccTGCTACACATCATCGCCAGCCGCAAATCCACCTCAGCTGTTTGGAGTGGAGCCGCGTTCAGCTGAGGAGCTCTGCGGTGAGCTTGGAGCATCTTTACCATCTCCAAtattccccctcccccttttaaTGATATAGtattattttggatgatttgaTCTATTTCTTA
The nucleotide sequence above comes from Alosa sapidissima isolate fAloSap1 chromosome 6, fAloSap1.pri, whole genome shotgun sequence. Encoded proteins:
- the LOC121712039 gene encoding endoribonuclease ZC3H12A-like, coding for MQTATDRQQIKVERFLKLGYSHTDIVRVLHSLRQDAQTNDILEELIKTCPKSNSTSQAYSATTANGHTNGHTNAPPVGTSKTSRASSSSPQLVARGCSPPRMVSPARSPTPVDRNHVSNLRPVVIDGSNVAMSHGNKQVFSCRGVQLAVKWFWDRGMRDITVFVPMWRKEQPRPETPITNQHILTELERKKILVFTPSRCVNGKRIVCYDDRYIVNLAYESDGIIVSNDNYRDLQIEKPLWKQFIEDRLLMYTFANDTFMPPEDPLGRNGPTLDNFLRIRPTVPENKQQPCPYGKKCTYGVKCKYYHPERADQSQLSVADELRAKSKSAMEQEQALHRASINATSTLHPYSSSLSDTGLAAYSHTGYFPSAVPCMGQEDRNSPVLRSNSPRGRGSPAHMRSSLTAYGGLSSDSDHGFCSLDNSMTRMTIQELPHHHHHHHHHHQQQQQQFDTQCGRSLAFSSGVAGSSNGSGDFYSSGGPWMTPEHHDHFHNGSQGVHAPECCYSSVMTQPHAPECRYTPMMPQSHGTGGAHAHLGTPFGHGQCSYQALPHGHYSSMRAHSHGPYLHLSREEPQHERPNRGTWSLPSSDPTQTVSGGANSERRDAIRAQLSTNFQQNAVDQVMSHNPDVQDTTTLVGLIHKFRPSY